The Streptomyces tendae DNA segment TATACGCCGGCCGACGGGCCTGACGGGACTGGAGCGTGTCTCTTTGATCGGTTGGTCAGTTGATCGAATGTGTCCGTTCGGTTGGTGATCGCTGACGCGATGTGGGACCGGATCGCGCCGCTGATGCCGGCCGATCCGGTCCGCGGCCGACGGTGGGCTGATCACTGCCGAACCCTGGAGGCCATCGCGTGGAAAAACCGCACCTGCTCGCCTCTTGGGATCTGCCCGACGAACCGGGCTCGTTCCAGACAGCCCACAAACGCCTGATCAGGTGGCTATGGACGGCACCTGGGAACGCATTCTCGTCTCAGTCCTGGCAGAGGCTGACGCTGATGCCGACATCGGCTGGACGGTCTCGGTGGACTCCACCGTCTGCCCCGGCCCACCAGCACGCTGCCGGTGCCAGGAAAAAGCGCCGCCAGACGGGGCCGAACCTGACGACCATGCCCGCGGACGCTCTCGCGGCGGCCTGAGCACCGCAGTTCACCTGGCCAGCGACAGCCGTGCACGGCCTCTGGCCCTTCGTATCACCGCAGGCCAGGCCGGCGATGCCCCGGCCTCCGAGACCGTCATGACCGCCATTCATGTTCCGCGAAGCGGACCCGGAAGGCCAAGGACTCGCCCAGACCGCGTCCTGGCGGACCGCGCGTACTCATCACGGGCGATCCGGAGTCACCTCCGCCGAC contains these protein-coding regions:
- a CDS encoding transposase yields the protein MDGTWERILVSVLAEADADADIGWTVSVDSTVCPGPPARCRCQEKAPPDGAEPDDHARGRSRGGLSTAVHLASDSRARPLALRITAGQAGDAPASETVMTAIHVPRSGPGRPRTRPDRVLADRAYSSRAIRSHLRRRGIRAVIPQPSDQSGTACGEAVPAAD